The following are encoded together in the Phragmites australis chromosome 19, lpPhrAust1.1, whole genome shotgun sequence genome:
- the LOC133900131 gene encoding short-chain dehydrogenase TIC 32, chloroplastic-like isoform X1: MWLWGWPWGRRGPSGFGAASTAEEATAGVDASHLTAIVTGATNGIGKETARVLALRGAKVIIPARTLESGMKVKESLADQIPRSKLHVMEMDLSSLSSVRSFARSFNSSHKHLNILINNAGIMGCPFQQSKDGMELQFATNHVGHFLLTNLLLDKMKSTARETGVQGRIINVSSSAHKRSDGSCFELEKLNDKDRYWPFIAYSHSKLANILHANELSRRFQEEGCNLTANSLHPGLIPTNIARYVVTNSVLVSILSVAKPFLKGMPQGAATTCYLALHPDLKDVSGKYFADCNEATPTAVARDAELAKRLWSFSEELVRINEGRRPK, from the exons ATGTGGCTCTGGGGCTGGCCTTGGGGACGGCGAGGCCCGTCCGGCTTCGGCGCGGCGTCCACCGCCGAGGAGGCCACCGCCGGCGTCGACGCCAGCCATCTCACGGCCATCGTCACAG GAGCAACAAATGGCATCGGAAAGGAGACAGCAAGAGTCCTTGCACTGAGGGGAGCAAAAGTGATCATACCAGCAAGGACACTGGAGAGTGGCATGAAGGTGAAAGAGAGCCTTGCAGATCAGATCCCAAGGTCCAAGCTGCACGTCATGGAGATGGACCTGAGCTCCCTCAGCTCCGTCCGCAGCTTCGCGCGGTCCTTCAACTCATCTCACAAGCATCTGAACATCCTCAT AAACAATGCAGGGATTATGGGCTGCCCCTTCCAGCAGTCTAAGGATGGGATGGAGCTGCAATTCGCGACGAACCATGTCG GCCATTTCTTGCTGACGAATCTCCTGCTCGACAAGATGAAATCAACTGCCAGAGAGACCGGTGTGCAAGGCAGGATCATAAACGTATCTTCTTCCGCGCATAAAAGAAGTGATGGTTCATGCTTTGAGCTGGAGAAGCTAAACGATAAGGATAG GTATTGGCCGTTCATTGCATATTCACATTCCAAATTGGCAAATATTCTCCACGCAAATGAGCTATCCAGGCGTTTTCAG GAAGAAGGATGTAACCTCACTGCAAATTCCCTGCATCCTGGATTAATCCCGACTAACATTGCCCGCTACGTCGTAACAAACA GTGTGCTGGTTTCAATCCTCTCTGTGGCAAAGCCTTTTCTGAAGGGCATGCCCCAG GGAGCCGCGACTACTTGCTACCTGGCGTTGCACCCCGATCTGAAAGATGTGTCTGGCAAATACTTTGCGGATTGCAACGAAGCGACCCCGACTGCCGTCGCAAGAGATGCAGAGCTGGCGAAGAGGCTATGGTCGTTCAGTGAAGAACTTGTAAGGATCAATGAAGGGAGAAGACCCAAATGA
- the LOC133900132 gene encoding nifU-like protein 2, chloroplastic isoform X2 has product MQAAAVAWAPGPSPSTSSSPSSFKVGTASTAVPASSAPRLVAASARLGRQRRRQVVQAIANPDPVVELPLTAENVEEVLDEVRPYLMADGGNVALHEIDGNIVRLKLQGACGSCPASVTTMKMGIERRLMEKIPEIVAVEPVADEETGLELNQENIEKVLDEIRPYLAGTGGGELEFVSIEEPIVKVRLTGPAAGVMTVRVALTQKLREKIPKIAAVQLLS; this is encoded by the exons ATGCAGGCGGCGGCTGTGGCGTGGGCGCCGGGCCCATCGccatccacctcctcctcgccttCGTCCTTCAAG GTGGGGACTGCGTCGACGGCCGTTCCGGCTTCTTCCGCGCCGAGGCTGGTCGCCGCGTCCGCTCGCTTGGGTcgtcagcggcggcggcaag TGGTTCAAGCTATTGCCAACCCAGACCCAGTGGTCGAGCTGCCTTTGACCGCTGAAAATGTTGAGGAAGTGTTGGATGAAGTGCGGCCGTACCTTATGGCAGATGGAGGCAATGTTGCATTGCATGAGATCGACGGCAACATAGTGAGGTTGAAGCTGCAAGGAGCATGCGGTTCATGCCCAGCTTCAGTAACAACAATGAAGATGGGCATCGAGCGACGCTTGATGGAGAAAATACCAGAGATTGTAGCAGTTGAACCCGTGGCTGATGAGGAGACTGGGCTTGAGTTGAACCAAGAGAACATTGAAAAG GTACTCGACGAGATCAGGCCTTACCTTGCTGGCACAGGTGGTGGTGAGCTCGAGTTTGTTTCGATTGAGGAACCTATTGTGAAAGTTCGGCTTACTGGTCCAGCTGCTGGTGTGATGACTGTCCGAGTAGCGCTGACTCAGAAGCTCCGAGAAAAAATCCCTAAAATCGCAGCTGTGCAGCTACTGTCGTAA
- the LOC133900132 gene encoding nifU-like protein 2, chloroplastic isoform X1, protein MQAAAVAWAPGPSPSTSSSPSSFKVGTASTAVPASSAPRLVAASARLGRQRRRQAVVQAIANPDPVVELPLTAENVEEVLDEVRPYLMADGGNVALHEIDGNIVRLKLQGACGSCPASVTTMKMGIERRLMEKIPEIVAVEPVADEETGLELNQENIEKVLDEIRPYLAGTGGGELEFVSIEEPIVKVRLTGPAAGVMTVRVALTQKLREKIPKIAAVQLLS, encoded by the exons ATGCAGGCGGCGGCTGTGGCGTGGGCGCCGGGCCCATCGccatccacctcctcctcgccttCGTCCTTCAAG GTGGGGACTGCGTCGACGGCCGTTCCGGCTTCTTCCGCGCCGAGGCTGGTCGCCGCGTCCGCTCGCTTGGGTcgtcagcggcggcggcaag CAGTGGTTCAAGCTATTGCCAACCCAGACCCAGTGGTCGAGCTGCCTTTGACCGCTGAAAATGTTGAGGAAGTGTTGGATGAAGTGCGGCCGTACCTTATGGCAGATGGAGGCAATGTTGCATTGCATGAGATCGACGGCAACATAGTGAGGTTGAAGCTGCAAGGAGCATGCGGTTCATGCCCAGCTTCAGTAACAACAATGAAGATGGGCATCGAGCGACGCTTGATGGAGAAAATACCAGAGATTGTAGCAGTTGAACCCGTGGCTGATGAGGAGACTGGGCTTGAGTTGAACCAAGAGAACATTGAAAAG GTACTCGACGAGATCAGGCCTTACCTTGCTGGCACAGGTGGTGGTGAGCTCGAGTTTGTTTCGATTGAGGAACCTATTGTGAAAGTTCGGCTTACTGGTCCAGCTGCTGGTGTGATGACTGTCCGAGTAGCGCTGACTCAGAAGCTCCGAGAAAAAATCCCTAAAATCGCAGCTGTGCAGCTACTGTCGTAA
- the LOC133900270 gene encoding uncharacterized protein LOC133900270: MKGGRSQQSGSARPTPPSKKRYKMLDLKSFFSSNLSSGSGPSTRESGNALESEEGQGEVGDLGLGFGDSAPEIADSMAQVAVEDTLLLNLPSQDIEGIKVFNPVVHLVSDPGLRIPIEGFHPNIRDDVKRAYLLKGPTQPFGHDFPRKLCDSRAFLETWLRQNDWLEYSVAKDAAYCFYCFLFKQEPLEQQFGHDAFTKAGYRNWKNAYHGLPLHIGGPTSCHNRARTACEDFKNRRASITHRVETNSVDAEMKYEVRLTASLDVASFLIAQGHPFRGHDESPSSLNRGNFLEMLEWYKKRNESVKVAFEELCPLNAQMTSHKIQKDLTESCAIEIREVIKEEIGDKCFSVLIDESRDISIAEQMAVIVRFVNNKGMVVERFLGLKHVEDTTSNALKKALLEMLADYGLSVAKLRGQGYDGASNMRGEFNGLQKQIRDENPYAFYVHCFAHQLQLVIVSVTTCCSSFSDFFNYVSLIVTSASSSCRRKDKLIAHNRDTILQKLDSGEIFSGKGKNQRTNLVRPGDTRWGSHFTTLLRIESMWDSVVRVLSMIHGDERNPGRAAGLVRKMESFSFVLNMKLMLQVLRITNELSLLLQRKDQNIVQSMSLLVDVKTRLVTLRNEGWEPLFKEVKSFCVAKKIPLPNMNKPIPRWGRSRLDGDLITQEHHYRVDTFFAALDAIITEMDHRFNEVSSELLVCLSCLHPRDSFAKFDVDKIVRLTEIYDHDFSIVERSLIRDQLKTFILHVRRVDDFKACHDLGSLAMKLIETEKYLAFPLVYRIIELALLLPVATASVERSFSAMNIIKTDLRNRISDEWLNDLILCYIEKDIFRGLDSDKIKKTFQVMKDRKMSLPKPPKRPRHS; encoded by the exons ATGAAGGGAGGCCGAAGCCAGCAATCTGGAAGCGCCAGACCTACCCCGCCAAGCAAGAAGCGCTATAAAATGCTAG ATTTGAAGTCCTTCTTTAGTAGCAATTTGTCGAGTGGCTCGGGTCCAAGTACCCGTGAAAGTGGAAATGCTCTTGAATCTGAAGAAGGGCAAGGGGAGGTGGGTGACCTGGGACTGGGATTCGGAGATTCAGCACCTGAAATTGCAGATTCTATGGCACAAGTTGCTGTTGAAGATACATTATTACTAAATTTGCCATCACAAGATATTGAAGGTATTAAGGTTTTCAACCCGGTTGTCCATCTTGTTTCTGATCCAGGACTTCGTATTCCTATTGAGGGATTTCATCCAAACATTAGAGATGATGTTAAGAGGGCTTATTTGTTGAAGGGCCCGACACAACCTTTTGGCCATGATTTTCCTCGCAAGTTATGTGATAGCAGGGCATTTTTAGAAACTTGGTTAAGGCAAAACGATTGGCTAGAGTACAGTGTGGCAAAGGATGCAGCATATTGTTTCTATTGCTTTCTTTTTAAGCAGGAGCCCTTAGAGCAACAATTTGGTCATGATGCTTTTACCAAAGCAGGGTATAGGAATTGGAAGAATGCTTATCATGGACTTCCTCTTCATATTGGTGGGCCAACTAGTTGTCATAATAGAGCAAGGACAGCATGTGAAGATTTTAAGAATCGAAGGGCAAGTATCACACATAGGGTTGAGACTAATAGTGTTGATGCTGAAATGAAATATGAAGTTCGTCTGACAGCTTCTTTAGATGTTGCAAGCTTCCTCATTGCGCAAGGTCATCCATTTCGTGGACATGATGAATCTCCCTCCTCCTTAAATAGAGGGAATTTCTTAGAGATGCTTGAGTGGTACAAAAAGAGGAATGAGAGTGTAaaggttgcatttgaggagttGTGTCCATTAAATGCCCAAATGACTTCTCACAAGATTCAAAAGGATCTTACTGAAAGTTGTGCGATAGAGATTAGAGAAGTGATAAAGGAAGAGATTGGTGATAAATGTTTCTCAGTTCTAATTGATGAATCTCGTGATATCTCAATAGCAGAGCAGATGGCTGTGATTGTGAG GTTTGTGAACAATAAAGGAATGGTTGTGGAAAGGTTTTTGGGTCTCAAACATGTGGAGGATACAACATCAAATGCATTAAAGAAAGCTTTGCTTGAGATGCTTGCTGACTATGGTTTATCTGTTGCTAAACTTCGAGGGCAAGGATATGATGGAGCTTCAAATATGAGAGGTGAATTCAATGGTTTGCAAAAACAAATTCGTGATGAGAACCCTTATGCTTTCTATGTTCATTGCTTTGCTCATCAATTGCAGTTGGTCATTGTTTCCGTTACAACTTGTTGTTCATCTTTCTCTGATTTCTTCAACTATGTGAGTTTGATTGTGACTAGTGCTAGTTCATCTTGTCGAAGGAAAGATAAGTTAATTGCACATAATCGCGATACCATTTTGCAAAAGTTGGATAGTGGTGAGATTTTTTCAGGAAAGGGGAAAAATCAAAGAACAAACTTGGTTAGACCTGGTGATACAAGATGGGGTTCTCATTTCACAACATTACTCCGTATTGAGTCAATGTGGGATTCTGTGGTCAGAGTGTTGTCCATGATTCATGGGGATGAGCGTAATCCTGGTCGAGCAGCTGGTTTGGTAcgcaaaatggagagcttttcctttgttttaaatatgaaattgatgTTGCAAGTTCTTCGCATTACAAATGAGTTGTCTCTCTTGCTACAAAGAAAGGATCAAAATATTGTTCAGTCTATGTCATTACTAGTTGATGTCAAGACACGTTTGGTCACCTTGCGAAATGAAGGTTGGGAGCCATTATTTAAAGAAGTCAAATCTTTTTGTGTTGCCAAAAAGATTCCACTACCAAATATGAATAAGCCCATACCAAGATGGGGTCGCTCAAGGCTTGATGGCGACTTGATAACTCAAGAGCATCATTATCGTGTTGATACTTTCTTTGCTGCTCTTGATGCTATTATCACGGAGATGGATCATCGCTTTAATGAGGTATCATCAGAGTTACTTGTTTGCTTATCCTGTCTTCATCCAAGAGACTCATTCGCTAAGTTTGATGTTGATAAGATTGTTCGTCTGACGGAGATCTATGATCATGATTTCTCAATTGTTGAGCGTTCGCTTATAAGGGATCAACTtaagaccttcattcttcaCGTGCGAAGAGTTGATGATTTCAAAGCTTGTCATGATCTTGGAAGCTTAGCCATGAAATTGATAGAAACTGAAAAATATCTTGCTTTTCCTCTAGTCTATCGCATCATAGAGTTAGCATTGCTCCTTCCAGTGGCAACGGCATCGGTTGAAAGATCTTTCTCGGCTATGAATATAATCAAGACAGATTTACGCAATAGGATATCTGATGAGTGGCTCAATGACTTGATTTTGTGCTACATTGAGAAGGATATTTTTAGAGGACTTGATTCGGATAAAATTAAGAAGACATTTCAAGTTATGAAAGATCGAAAAATGAGCTTGCCTAAACCTCCTAAAAGACCTAGACATTCTTAG
- the LOC133900588 gene encoding cysteine-rich receptor-like protein kinase 44 isoform X2, translating into MGSATATPTTPPASSPPSSPSPPTIRASKRRRGTDATGNLPLRPRRGRGGGERRCLASSASASAPAPPPAAGVEGFRLLDLEADPPPPEGAAAAGVEEFDPRDPEADPLPPEGAAAAGLEEFEPRDPEADPPPRALTKGQVKHCKKALKVLEKKLGKPAAIFNVSSSLPFLFHRRMSNNTSRQQREFDRFDKILANPSAMPERLTLDYLKYITNDFSKEKVLGSGGFGVVYKGVLKNGEAIAVKRLNNILETHLGDDQFENEVTHLFGLKHKNIVQLRGYCDDAHKQVCRSEQSRSKGRGERVLAEVRERLLCLEYVPNKNLREHISDTSCGLEWHVRYEIIKGICSGLHYLDTECDIAHMDLKPENILLDDNMVPKIADFGTSRLFGENQSRIITKTCRGTFGYMAPEYINDGEITKKVDIFSLGVIILELLTGSKLEFPRGKEYVARFTKGVVGKWRDRLPNSAYSQQVGICISIGLNCVNSDPNRRPTTGYIIKKLSEVQVGVLAPP; encoded by the exons CCACTCCCCCGGCCTCTTCCCCTCCTAGTTCCCCTTCACCCCCGACCATCCGTGCATCCAAGCGCCGCCGCGGGACCGACGCCACGGGGAACTTGCCGCTGCGCCCCAGGCGGGGCAGGGGCGGAGGCGAGCGCCGATGTTTGGcgtcctccgcctccgcctccgcccccgccccgccgccggcggcgggggTGGAGGGGTTTCGCCTTCTCGACCTTGAAGCTGACCCGCCGCCGCCTGAgggggctgcggcggcgggggtggAGGAGTTTGACCCTCGCGACCCTGAAGCTGACCCGCTGCCGCCTGAgggggctgcggcggcggggttGGAGGAGTTTGAGCCTCGCGACCCTGAAGCTGACCCGCCGCCGCGGGCGCTCACGAAGGGCCAGGTGAAGCACTGCAAGAAGGCGCTCaaggtgctcgagaagaagctcgggaagccCGCCGCGATCTTCAATGTGTCCTCGAGCCTCCCG TTTCTTTTTCACCGCAGGATGAGCAACAACACTAGTAGGCAACAAAGGGAATTTGATAGATTTGACAAAATACTAGCTAATCCAAGTGCCATGCCGGAGCGTTTGACGTTAGATTATCTGAAATACATCACAAATGATTTCTCCAAGGAGAAAGTACTGGGAAGCGGCGGATTTGGAGTGGTTTACAAG GGCGTTCTCAAAAACGGGGAGGCGATTGCTGTGAAGAGGCTGAATAATATTCTTGAAACGCACCTAGGCGATGATCAATTTGAGAACGAAGTTACTCATCTTTTTGGGTTGAAGCACAAAAACATAGTTCAACTCAGAGGCTATTGTGATGACGCACACAAGCAAGTCTGCAGGTCAGAACAATCACGGTCCAAAGGAAGAGGGGAACGGGTCCTGGCTGAAGTACGAGAAAGGCTGCTCTGCCTTGAGTATGTTCCTAACAAAAACCTTCGTGAGCACATTTCGG ACACATCTTGTGGACTCGAGTGGCACGTGAGATATGAGATAATCAAGGGGATTTGCTCCGGTTTGCATTACCTTGACACAGAATGCGATATTGCTCACATGGACCTTAAACCCGAGAATATATTACTGGATGACAATATGGTACCGAAAATTGCAGATTTTGGTACGTCGAGACTCTTTGGCGAAAATCAATCTCGAATTATCACCAAAACATGTAGAGGGACATT TGGGTACATGGCACCAGAATACATCAATGATGGGGAAATAACAAAGAAGGTAGATATATTCAGTTTGGGTGTTATAATCCTGGAGCTATTGACAGGATCCAAATTAGAGTTTCCCCGTGGGAAAGAATATGTCGCACGATTCACAAAGGGG GTGGTTGGAAAATGGAGGGACAGATTGCCGAACTCAGCCTATAGTCAACAAGTGGGCATATGCATCTCGATAGGACTAAATTGTGTCAACTCTGACCCAAATAGAAGGCCTACCACAGGGTACATAATAAAAAAGCTTAGCGAAGTCCAGGTCGGTGTGCTGGCTCCTCCCTAA
- the LOC133900131 gene encoding short-chain dehydrogenase TIC 32 A, chloroplastic-like isoform X2 gives MWLWGWPWGRRGPSGFGAASTAEEATAGVDASHLTAIVTGATNGIGKETARVLALRGAKVIIPARTLESGMKVKESLADQIPRSKLHVMEMDLSSLSSVRSFARSFNSSHKHLNILINNAGIMGCPFQQSKDGMELQFATNHVGHFLLTNLLLDKMKSTARETGVQGRIINVSSSAHKRSDGSCFELDRYWPFIAYSHSKLANILHANELSRRFQEEGCNLTANSLHPGLIPTNIARYVVTNSVLVSILSVAKPFLKGMPQGAATTCYLALHPDLKDVSGKYFADCNEATPTAVARDAELAKRLWSFSEELVRINEGRRPK, from the exons ATGTGGCTCTGGGGCTGGCCTTGGGGACGGCGAGGCCCGTCCGGCTTCGGCGCGGCGTCCACCGCCGAGGAGGCCACCGCCGGCGTCGACGCCAGCCATCTCACGGCCATCGTCACAG GAGCAACAAATGGCATCGGAAAGGAGACAGCAAGAGTCCTTGCACTGAGGGGAGCAAAAGTGATCATACCAGCAAGGACACTGGAGAGTGGCATGAAGGTGAAAGAGAGCCTTGCAGATCAGATCCCAAGGTCCAAGCTGCACGTCATGGAGATGGACCTGAGCTCCCTCAGCTCCGTCCGCAGCTTCGCGCGGTCCTTCAACTCATCTCACAAGCATCTGAACATCCTCAT AAACAATGCAGGGATTATGGGCTGCCCCTTCCAGCAGTCTAAGGATGGGATGGAGCTGCAATTCGCGACGAACCATGTCG GCCATTTCTTGCTGACGAATCTCCTGCTCGACAAGATGAAATCAACTGCCAGAGAGACCGGTGTGCAAGGCAGGATCATAAACGTATCTTCTTCCGCGCATAAAAGAAGTGATGGTTCATGCTTTGAGCTGGA TAGGTATTGGCCGTTCATTGCATATTCACATTCCAAATTGGCAAATATTCTCCACGCAAATGAGCTATCCAGGCGTTTTCAG GAAGAAGGATGTAACCTCACTGCAAATTCCCTGCATCCTGGATTAATCCCGACTAACATTGCCCGCTACGTCGTAACAAACA GTGTGCTGGTTTCAATCCTCTCTGTGGCAAAGCCTTTTCTGAAGGGCATGCCCCAG GGAGCCGCGACTACTTGCTACCTGGCGTTGCACCCCGATCTGAAAGATGTGTCTGGCAAATACTTTGCGGATTGCAACGAAGCGACCCCGACTGCCGTCGCAAGAGATGCAGAGCTGGCGAAGAGGCTATGGTCGTTCAGTGAAGAACTTGTAAGGATCAATGAAGGGAGAAGACCCAAATGA
- the LOC133900588 gene encoding putative cysteine-rich receptor-like protein kinase 39 isoform X1: MGSATATPTTPPASSPPSSPSPPTIRASKRRRGTDATGNLPLRPRRGRGGGERRCLASSASASAPAPPPAAGVEGFRLLDLEADPPPPEGAAAAGVEEFDPRDPEADPLPPEGAAAAGLEEFEPRDPEADPPPRALTKGQVKHCKKALKVLEKKLGKPAAIFNVSSSLPFLFHRRMSNNTSRQQREFDRFDKILANPSAMPERLTLDYLKYITNDFSKEKVLGSGGFGVVYKGVLKNGEAIAVKRLNNILETHLGDDQFENEVTHLFGLKHKNIVQLRGYCDDAHKQVCRSEQSRSKGRGERVLAEVRERLLCLEYVPNKNLREHISDTSCGLEWHVRYEIIKGICSGLHYLDTECDIAHMDLKPENILLDDNMVPKIADFGTSRLFGENQSRIITKTCRGTFGYMAPEYINDGEITKKVDIFSLGVIILELLTGSKLEFPRGKEYVARFTKGVVGKWRDRLPNSAYSQQVGICISIGLNCVNSDPNRRPTTGYIIKKLSEVQNPSIAWSWVITTALSIVMAAAIGVVASSRGRGSVSVSKEMRKNEPS, from the exons CCACTCCCCCGGCCTCTTCCCCTCCTAGTTCCCCTTCACCCCCGACCATCCGTGCATCCAAGCGCCGCCGCGGGACCGACGCCACGGGGAACTTGCCGCTGCGCCCCAGGCGGGGCAGGGGCGGAGGCGAGCGCCGATGTTTGGcgtcctccgcctccgcctccgcccccgccccgccgccggcggcgggggTGGAGGGGTTTCGCCTTCTCGACCTTGAAGCTGACCCGCCGCCGCCTGAgggggctgcggcggcgggggtggAGGAGTTTGACCCTCGCGACCCTGAAGCTGACCCGCTGCCGCCTGAgggggctgcggcggcggggttGGAGGAGTTTGAGCCTCGCGACCCTGAAGCTGACCCGCCGCCGCGGGCGCTCACGAAGGGCCAGGTGAAGCACTGCAAGAAGGCGCTCaaggtgctcgagaagaagctcgggaagccCGCCGCGATCTTCAATGTGTCCTCGAGCCTCCCG TTTCTTTTTCACCGCAGGATGAGCAACAACACTAGTAGGCAACAAAGGGAATTTGATAGATTTGACAAAATACTAGCTAATCCAAGTGCCATGCCGGAGCGTTTGACGTTAGATTATCTGAAATACATCACAAATGATTTCTCCAAGGAGAAAGTACTGGGAAGCGGCGGATTTGGAGTGGTTTACAAG GGCGTTCTCAAAAACGGGGAGGCGATTGCTGTGAAGAGGCTGAATAATATTCTTGAAACGCACCTAGGCGATGATCAATTTGAGAACGAAGTTACTCATCTTTTTGGGTTGAAGCACAAAAACATAGTTCAACTCAGAGGCTATTGTGATGACGCACACAAGCAAGTCTGCAGGTCAGAACAATCACGGTCCAAAGGAAGAGGGGAACGGGTCCTGGCTGAAGTACGAGAAAGGCTGCTCTGCCTTGAGTATGTTCCTAACAAAAACCTTCGTGAGCACATTTCGG ACACATCTTGTGGACTCGAGTGGCACGTGAGATATGAGATAATCAAGGGGATTTGCTCCGGTTTGCATTACCTTGACACAGAATGCGATATTGCTCACATGGACCTTAAACCCGAGAATATATTACTGGATGACAATATGGTACCGAAAATTGCAGATTTTGGTACGTCGAGACTCTTTGGCGAAAATCAATCTCGAATTATCACCAAAACATGTAGAGGGACATT TGGGTACATGGCACCAGAATACATCAATGATGGGGAAATAACAAAGAAGGTAGATATATTCAGTTTGGGTGTTATAATCCTGGAGCTATTGACAGGATCCAAATTAGAGTTTCCCCGTGGGAAAGAATATGTCGCACGATTCACAAAGGGG GTGGTTGGAAAATGGAGGGACAGATTGCCGAACTCAGCCTATAGTCAACAAGTGGGCATATGCATCTCGATAGGACTAAATTGTGTCAACTCTGACCCAAATAGAAGGCCTACCACAGGGTACATAATAAAAAAGCTTAGCGAAGTCCAG AATCCCAGCATTGCATGGTCATGGGTGATAACAACCGCCCTGTCGATCGTCATGGCCGCCGCCATAGGAGTTGTGGCTAGTTCTCGCGGACGAGGATCAGTATCTGTATCAAAAGAGATGAGGAAGAACGAACCATCATGA
- the LOC133900568 gene encoding uncharacterized protein LOC133900568, translated as MDDSCRRPGSIPFKWEICPGTPKHARSSSASVPSSYSSSISKAAVAPKLTPPPSMAPSPYHSPRVSYYSARSASVSPSRRRQHRPTAFLDVAPRAAAAPAYGAGVEAEGEAAAVPAYRCFPLPVFLRRDRDGKKGGGSGRRSGTSSSSSSSFGSDGAPAQGRLRRSASSSSSSCLSLSSGRSGKFAEAREVEAATGWFF; from the coding sequence ATGGATGACTCTTGCAGGAGGCCAGGGTCGATACCGTTCAAGTGGGAGATCTGCCCGGGGACGCCGAAGCACGCCAGGAGCAGCAGCGCCAGCGTGCCGTCGTCCtactcctcctccatctccaaggcggcggtggcgccgaAGCTGACGCCTCCCCCCTCAATGGCGCCCTCGCCGTACCACTCCCCACGCGTCTCCTACTACTCCGCGCGCTCGGCGTCGGTGTCGCCGTCCCGGCGCCGCCAGCACCGGCCGACCGCCTtcctcgacgtcgcgcctcgcGCGGCTGCTGCTCCTGCCTATGGCGCCGGCGTCGAAGCcgagggggaggcggcggcggtgccagCGTACAGATGCTTCCCGCTCCCCGTGTTCCTGAGGAGGGACCGGGACGGCAAGAAGGGTGGTGGCTCAGGCCGCCGGTCAGGGACATCGAGCTCGTCCAGCAGCAGCTTCGGGTCGGACGGCGCGCCGGCGCAGGGCCGACTGCGGCGGTCGGCGTCGAGCTCCTCGTCGTCGTGCCTGTCGCTATCGTCCGGGAGGAGTGGTAAGTTCGCCGAGGCGAGGGAGGTGGAGGCTGCCACTGGCTGGTTCTTCTGA